Part of the Arthrobacter gengyunqii genome is shown below.
CGACGTCCGCACCCGGTTCCCTACGGCCAGCATTCAGGCCGCCTGGAATCGATTTCGGGGCTGCAGGTAAGCAGCATCGACAAACTTAAAGCTGTTTATGCCGACAGTTCGGTACGGCCCTTGGCGCGGCGTGCGGAAAGGATTCCACGGCCGGCACGGGTACGCATGCGAAGGCGGAAGCCGTGCTTCTTGGCACGACGGCGGTTATTCGGCTGAAAAGTCCGCTTGCTCACGGTAGTTACTCCAAGACAATCTGAGTTGCGCTGGCTT
Proteins encoded:
- the rpmH gene encoding 50S ribosomal protein L34 — protein: MSKRTFQPNNRRRAKKHGFRLRMRTRAGRGILSARRAKGRTELSA